A genomic window from Syngnathus typhle isolate RoL2023-S1 ecotype Sweden linkage group LG18, RoL_Styp_1.0, whole genome shotgun sequence includes:
- the kcnj12a gene encoding ATP-sensitive inward rectifier potassium channel 12 → MSVGRINRYSIVSSEEEGLRLTTMHGMNGFGNGKIHTRRKCRSRFVKKNGQCNVQFANMEDKSQRYLADIFTTCVDIRWRWMLLVFTLVFVLSWLAFGLAFWVIALLHGDLDNPAGDDNFTPCVLQVNGFVAAFLFSIETQSTIGYGYRCVTEECPVAVFMVVFQSIVGCIIDCFMIGAIMAKMARPKKRAQTLLFSHNAVIAMRDGKLCLMWRVGNLRKSHIVEAHVRAQLIKPRITDEGEYIPLDQIDIDVGFDKGLDRIFLVSPITILHEIDETSPLFGISKQDLETSDFEVVVILEGMVEATAMTAQARSSYVASEILWGHRFEPVLFEEKNLYKVDYAHFHKTYEVPSTPRCSAKEMLENKFLVPTSNSFCYENELAFLNREEEEEEEEDLGGGNMALANLSPDRNSRHEFERLQAARTLDQRSYRRESEI, encoded by the coding sequence ATGAGCGTGGGAAGGATCAACCGCTACAGCATCGtgtcctcggaggaggagggccTGCGTCTCACGACCATGCACGGCATGAACGGTTTTGGCAACGGCAAGATCCACACGCGCCGCAAGTGCCGCAGCCGCTTCGTCAAAAAGAACGGCCAGTGCAATGTGCAGTTTGCCAACATGGAAGACAAGTCGCAGCGCTACCTGGCGGACATCTTCACCACCTGCGTGGACATTCGCTGGCGGTGGATGCTGCTGGTCTTCACTCTGGTCTTCGTCTTATCTTGGCTGGCTTTCGGCTTGGCCTTCTGGGTTATCGCTTTGCTGCACGGGGATCTGGATAACCCGGCCGGAGACGACAACTTCACCCCGTGCGTCCTGCAAGTCAACGGATTCGTGGCCGCCTTCCTCTTCTCCATCGAAACGCAGTCCACTATCGGCTACGGCTACCGCTGCGTCACCGAGGAGTGCCCGGTGGCCGTCTTCATGGTGGTGTTCCAGTCCATAGTGGGTTGCATCATCGACTGCTTCATGATCGGCGCCATCATGGCCAAGATGGCCAGGCCCAAGAAGCGAGCGCAGACGCTCTTGTTCAGCCACAACGCCGTCATTGCCATGCGGGATGGAAAACTGTGTCTCATGTGGCGGGTGGGGAACCTCCGCAAGAGCCACATTGTGGAGGCCCACGTCAGGGCGCAGCTCATCAAGCCTCGCATCACCGACGAAGGAGAGTACATCCCCCTGGACCAGATCGACATCGACGTGGGCTTCGACAAAGGCCTGGACAGGATCTTCTTGGTTTCGCCCATCACCATCCTCCACGAGATCGACGAGACCAGCCCCCTTTTTGGGATCAGCAAACAAGACCTGGAGACGTCTGACTTTGAGGTTGTGGTGATCCTGGAGGGCATGGTGGAAGCCACGGCCATGACCGCTCAAGCGCGCAGTTCCTACGTAGCCTCCGAGATCCTTTGGGGACACAGGTTTGAGCCCGTCTTGTTTGAAGAGAAGAACCTCTACAAGGTGGATTACGCTCACTTCCACAAAACCTACGAGGTGCCGTCCACCCCCCGATGCAGTGCCAAGGAAATGCTGGAGAACAAATTTCTCGTTCCCACTTCCAACTCCTTCTGCTATGAAAACGAGCTGGCTTTTCTCAAccgggaagaggaggaagaggaggaggaggatctcGGCGGCGGTAACATGGCCCTGGCAAACCTCAGTCCGGACCGGAACAGCCGGCACGAGTTTGAACGCTTACAAGCCGCCAGAACTCTGGATCAAAGGTCTTATCGGAGAGAATCGGAAATATGA
- the lyrm1 gene encoding LYR motif containing protein 1, which produces MTASTQRTVLSLYIRVFRIARTWQAQSGVASDTLAERNYILQEARTLFRQNQQMTDQEAIKKCINECEARIEIGLHYRIPYPRATYLPQMGLATQRGRKLRAQQRLRKQAKPIYLESQEET; this is translated from the exons ATGACAGCCTCCACTCAGAGGACAGTGTTGTCGCTCTACATACGGGTGTTTCGCATTGCACGAACATGGCAAGCCCAAAGCGGAGTGGCAAGTGACACGCTAGCTGAGAGAAATTATATCCTTCAGGAGGCACGCACGTTATTCAGACAGAACCAGCAG ATGACCGATCAAGAAGCAATAAAGAAATGTATCAATGAATGTGAAGCGAGGATAGAAATCG GCCTACATTACAGAATCCCATATCCAAGAGCT ACGTACCTGCCCCAAATGGGACTGGCCACTCAGAGGGGGAGGAAGCTGCGAGCACAGCAGCGCCTAAGAAAGCAGGCCAAGCCGATTTATTTAGAGTCACAGGAGGAGACCTGA
- the LOC133142646 gene encoding protein KATNIP homolog, translating into MDYKNEETEACQGRKLTAAADESVDEYLIELQHKNRILNRLKAKCSREIELERLEQGFSIYFNGANAESCKKQHKNPNHKPGASTPVWRTPCTAADVCRSAHQLSEDLEPGHKKRSHTAPGKVQRKEWTQEETIIIRTENGPSLKICSAKSYPDDFETYESVDMESSSPRSPRALCSPRDTCALSRSFTSGTHNQAGQGSQEHGEKVLLNLEEVKVLRRSLENSMRRSSRGSAGEESDEEWVEEQIERDESTESLDELGLAVSSSKSSSTPRPGGTHRHFDPANLIVLDFGPAPTGRKLERSLSAKRKENSDVFIPVKPMLVKSKTLDMPPSKDSWGSPRAGSQAERPLSTARRAFTDEQDPDEVARGVCEAIQRENTSPDLFSRNMGRGQQMMNGLVHRSSSNKEESSVNVAMQRITLMGSREQHKLLKALEELESAPTSSIPQGVKTECSKPPQPRRSSDVLPAVYVTMELLSNWGHPLLVGLTELQFFGPGNKKLYVSPHDLDIRNADYPGNLASLVNGKAKVGLPASCANSLSIEIDYDVL; encoded by the exons ATGGATTATAAAAACGAG GAGACTGAAGCATGCCAAGGAAGGAAGCTCACTGCCGCTGCGGACGAGAGCGTCGATGAATATTTAATCGAGCTACAGCACAAAAACAG GATCCTGAATCGCCTCAAAGCCAAATGCTCCAGAGAGATTGAACTGGAAAGACTAGAGCAAGGCTTTTCTATTTACTTCAACGGAGCCAATGCCGAGTCCTGCAAAAAGCAGCACAAAAACCCCAACCACAAGCCCGGCGCCTCCACGCCTGTTTGGAGGACTCCATGTACAGCAG CAGATGTCTGTCGAAGCGCCCACCAGCTAAGTGAAGATTTGGAGCCCGGTCACAAGAAGAGAAGCCACACCGCCCCCGGAAAAGTCCAGAGGAAAGAATGGACACAG GAGGAGACAATCATAATACGGACAGAGAACGGACCGAGCTTGAAGATATGCTCAGCAAAATCTTACCCTGATGATTTTGAGACTTATGAAAGTGTAGATATGGAG AGCTCCAGCCCACGCTCGCCTCGCGCTCTCTGCTCCCCGAGGGACACCTGTGCGCTTTCACGCTCCTTCACCTCCGGGACCCACAACCAAGCAGGACAAGGCAGCCAGGAGCACGGCGAAAAAGTGCTTCTCAATCTCGAGGAAGTAAAG GTTTTGAGGCGCAGCCTGGAGAACAGCATGCGGCGGAGCAGCCGCGGCTCAGCGGGCGAGGAGTCCGACGAGGAGTGGGTGGAGGAGCAAATCGAGCGCGACGAAAGCACCGAGAGTCTCGATGAACTGGGACTTGCCGTGTCGTCCTCCAAGTCTTCCTCCACTCCTCGGCCCGGCGGCACACATCGCCACTTTGACCCGGCAAACCTCATTGTCCTCGACTTTGGACCGGCACCTACAG gtCGTAAACTTGAGCGTTCATTGTCTGCAAAGCGGAAGGAAAACAGTGACGTCTTCATACCCGTCAAGCCGATGCTGGTCAAGAGCAAAACGTTAGACATGCCGCCTTCGAAAGACAGCTGGGGCAGTCCGA GGGCAGGAAGTCAAGCTGAGCGGCCCCTCTCAACAGCCAGGAGGGCTTTCACCGACGAGCAAGACCCGGACGAGGTCGCCCGTGGGGTGTGCGAGGCCATCCAGAGAGAAAACACGAGTCCCGATCTTTTCTCTCGCAACATG GGCAGAGGGCAGCAAATGATGAACGGCTTAGTGCATCGTAGCAGCAGCAACAAAGAAGAGAGCAGTGTCAATGTGGCCATGCAGAGAATCACACTCATGGGCTCCAG GGAGCAGCACAAACTGCTCAAGGCCTTGGAGGAGCTGGAAAGTGCACCCACCTCCAGCATACCTCAGGGTGTCAAAACAGAGTGCAGCAAACCGCCG CAGCCGAGACGCTCGTCCGACGTCCTCCCCGCCGTGTACGTCACGATGGAACTCCTGTCTAACTGGGGCCACCCGTTGCTGGTGGGCCTGACCGAGCTGCAGTTCTTCGGGCCCGGCAACAAGAAGCTGTATGTGTCGCCGCACGACCTCGACATCAGGAACGCCGACTATCCCGGGAATCTGGCGTCGCTCGTCAATGGCAAGGCGAAGGTCGGTCTACCAGCCTCATGTGCGAACAGTTTGAGCATAGAGATTGATTATGACGTTCTATAG
- the dcun1d3 gene encoding DCN1-like protein 3: MGQCITKCKNPTSSLGSKSGDKESGSKSHKKSSCMGSAGANKEEAGGKPGGELPNGTKAPEVSVETPIISALMGEPRKEDSLDGDGLSIKHIEELFSCYKDEEEDVILEEGMERFCNDLCVDPAEFRVLVLAWKFQAATMCKFTRKEFVEGCKAIQADTLEGICSRFPCMLLDAQGEENFKDLYRFTFQFGLDADEGQRSLQRDIAIALWRLVFTQHMPSILEHWLDFLSENPSGIRGISRDTWNMFLNFTQAIGPDLSNYSEDEAWPSLFDTFVEWELERRKREEERAAAPGEEGAFTEDECPLSADRLETGGGRGSQTWGGR; the protein is encoded by the exons ATGGGCCAGTGCATCACCAAGTGCAAGAACCCGACGTCCTCGCTCGGCAGCAAGAGTGGCGACAAGGAGAGCGGCTCCAAGTCGCACAAGAAAAGCAGCTGCATGGGTAGCGCCGGAGCCAACAAGGAGGAGGCTGGCGGCAAACCCGGAGGCGAGCTCCCCAATGGCACCAAGGCCCCGGAGGTTTCCGTGGAGACGCCCATTATCTCGGCCTTGATGGGAGAACCGCGCAAGGAGGACAGTCTAGATGGGGACGGGCTGTCCATCAAGCACATTGAGGAGCTCTTCTCCTGCTACAAGGACGAGGAAGAGGACGTCATCTTGGAGGAAGGCATGGAGCGCTTCTGCAACGACCTGTGCGTGGACCCGGCCGAGTTTCGCGTGCTGGTTCTCGCTTGGAAGTTCCAAGCGGCCACTATGTGCAAGTTTACAAG GAAAGAGTTTGTGGAGGGCTGCAAGGCCATCCAGGCTGACACCCTCGAAGGCATCTGCTCCCGCTTCCCCTGCATGCTGCTGGATGCTCAGGGCGAGGAGAACTTCAAGGACCTGTACCGCTTCACCTTCCAGTTCGGCCTGGACGCCGACGAGGGCCAGCGCTCACTGCAGCGTGACATCGCCATCGCGCTGTGGcgcctggttttcacccagcaCATGCCCTCCATCTTGGAGCACTGGTTGGACTTCCTGTCCGAGAACCCCTCGGGCATCCGGGGCATCTCCCGGGACACGTGGAACATGTTCCTCAACTTTACGCAGGCCATCGGGCCCGACCTGAGCAACTACAGCGAGGACGAGGCCTGGCCCAGCCTCTTTGACACTTTTGTTGAGTGGGAGTTGGAGCGCAGGAAACGAGAGGAGGAACGGGCGGCGGCGCCGGGCGAAGAGGGCGCCTTCACCGAGGACGAGTGCCCGCTCAGCGCGGACAGGCTTGAAACGGGCGGTGGCCGCGGATCACAGACGTGGGGGGGCCGCTGA